A window from Culex pipiens pallens isolate TS chromosome 3, TS_CPP_V2, whole genome shotgun sequence encodes these proteins:
- the LOC120420093 gene encoding uncharacterized protein LOC120420093 isoform X4 gives MHGYPFMQVVQYSVPTCTWAPPPVEPPRPPSANAAHSSTAPTTSGVRKYVIWCLICGGISCLLGILFLGIYFLLRSYTSTVGYFETVPTFVPATLLMVTGICIMSLARRRNRYSYLIKLSGACGLASALTCALVTVTTTVLHMSRLQVLRECEYTQKTRTCTCYSVTADKQAEGVDDNVRFVFDSTADCGVVHGALYSCLRAVFGLSVAGVLVAVFSCMLVYQLLSHERKKMYWEQLELRCRSLYSGQQGPTVLPSGPMLGGGRNGNCRCCEQCHAHRNVLPSAYPWEGDQRFWTPGQAGNFYSPNPGGEENTGNSRLNGQNGRRMPGWSWPRMPWQRNDSQRMSPHSPDSQYGFSNRTNGADQAALAAAQPRYNVIEQQYGIWGPPPPYSDPNSPARRGRYQYIHPAQCQVMPFNAEANAPPSNIAILECHQHPMATVENHSIQQQYNNPVQQNGNAAFRNPAKRQQAFKPTAAAKDNYENTPSDSDVPRDRFSNTLPLRKTKKRVEAGAKSIGPNQPAPRVNVQNVFNSNAPNGQQHSVETSENEYNEPTHPNNEPGCSSQPAPTHAKTRRIKAGVENTGFQTVEALEAEGKIMEPTESEVYFADVSSCCNMSVKNDNYYEDANQRRKSMKDKNKQIEQDQQQQQADDYIAQRFGKREPSVRSRLPFPQIIPETYEKPMVMPRPSLMHKDISRQSMCSVESGEKTDYTDLSPATPSTNFPSVVTYPSASSQQDARQSVSPSIPSVADFASEPNSSNFIASYPYSSNEQSQEAHRRSTKNLQDIFLAPDSQYEVIKEPSVVVSKYNETTPLTLSYMTHQQDMSAQFGYLPPSKPLPSSQTSSISFQHQHPTVAQQQSQQQLKPKSPKNLNITPIKRQSLGTNISSIIQNLSGSESGLLYPDGRHSSQDPSGSNNASTNTNPGGPSGLRSLDLVGRNAHDDSDDDDDVTSIEDNDDRKRL, from the exons ATGCACGGATACCCGTTCATGCAAGTGGTGCAGTACAGTGTGCCAACCTGCACGTGGGCTCCACCTCCCGTGGAACCACCCCGTCCTCCGTCGGCCAATGCTG CTCATTCTTCAACAGCTCCCACGACGTCCGGCGTGCGGAAGTACGTCATCTGGTGCCTGATATGTGGTGGAATCTCCTGCCTGCTGGGAATCCTCTTCCTGGGGATCTACTTCCTGCTCAGGTCGTACACCAGCACCGTTGGGTACTTTGAGACGGTTCCGACGTTCGTGCCGGCCACGCTG CTTATGGTCACCGGAATTTGTATCATGAGTCTAGCCAGGAGGCGGAATCGATACAGTTACTTG ATCAAACTGTCCGGCGCGTGCGGGCTCGCTTCCGCCCTGACCTGTGCCCTGGTCACCGTCACCACGACCGTACTCCACATGAGCCGTCTGCAGGTACTTCGCGAGTGCGAATACACGCAAAAGACCCGCACCTGCACGTGCTACTCCGTGACGGCGGACAAACAGGCCGAGGGTGTCGACGACAACGTGCGCTTCGTGTTCGATTCGACGGCCGATTGCGGAGTCGTTCATGGGGCACTGTACTCGTGTCTGCGGGCCGTGTTTGGACTGTCCGTGGCCGGGGTGCTGGTGGCGGTGTTCAGCTGCATGTTGGTGTACCAGCTGTTGAGTCACGAACGCAAGAAGATGTACTGGGAACAGCTGGAACTGCGGTGCCGTTCGTTGTACTCGGGCCAGCAAGGACCGACGGTGCTTCCGTCGGGACCGATGCTGGGTGGGGGACGGAATGGAAATTGCAGGTGCTGCGAGCAGTGCCACGCCCATCGGAATGTGCTTCCATCGGCTTACCCGTGGGAGGGGGACCAGCGGTTCTGGACGCCCGGCCAGGCGGGGAACTTTTATTCGCCCAATCCGGGCGGAGAGGAGAACACGGGGAACAGTAGGTTGAATGGCCAAAATGGGCGACGAATGCCCGGTTGGAGTTGGCCTAGGATGCCATGGCAGAGAAATGACTCCCAGCGAATGTCCCCGCACAGTCCGGATTCCCAGTACGGGTTTTCAAACCGGACGAACGGAGCAGATCAAGCAGCGCTTGCCGCAGCTCAGCCAAGGTACAATGTAATTGAGCAGCAGTACGGCATCTGGGGTCCACCCCCACCGTACAGTGATCCAAATAGTCCGGCCCGCCGTGGCCGTTATCAGTACATCCATCCAGCACAGTGCCAAGTAATGCCCTTTAATGCTGAGGCGAATGCTCCACCGAGTAACATCGCAATTCTGGAGTGCCACCAACACCCGATGGCGACGGTTGAGAACCATTCCATCCAACAGCAGTACAACAATCCGGTCCAACAGAACGGTAATGCCGCCTTCCGGAATCCAGCCAAGCGGCAGCAAGCGTTCAAGCCTACAGCCGCCGCTAAAGATAACTACGAGAATACCCCATCGGACAGTGACGTTCCGAGGGATCGATTCTCAAACACACTTCCTCTGCGAAAAACCAAAAAGCGCGTGGAAGCGGGTGCGAAGAGCATCGGACCAAACCAACCGGCCCCGCGGGTCAACGTGCAGAACGTGTTCAACTCAAACGCACCCAACGGACAGCAACACTCGGTTGAGACGTCCGAAAACGAGTACAATGAACCGACGCACCCGAACAATGAACCGGGTTGCAGCAGTCAACCTGCGCCGACGCACGCCAAGACGAGACGGATCAAGGCCGGCGTAGAGAACACCGGATTCCAAACGGTGGAAGCTCTCGAAGCGGAAGGTAAAATCATGGAACCGACCGAGTCGGAAGTGTACTTTGCGGATGTGAGCAGCTGCTGCAACATGTCCGTGAAGAACGATAACTACTACGAGGACGCGAACCAAAGACGGAAGAGTATGAAGGACAAGAACAAGCAGATCGAGCAGgatcagcagcaacagcaagcgGACGATTACATCGCGCAACGCTTCGGCAAGCGAGAACCGTCCGTGCGGAGTCGGTTGCCCTTCCCGCAGATCATTCCGGAGACGTACGAGAAGCCGATGGTGATGCCACGGCCCTCGCTTATGCATAAGGATATCTCCCGCCAGAGCATGTGTTCAGTGGAGTCGGGCGAAAAGACCGACTATACGGATCTGTCTCCGGCCACTCCCAGTACAAACTTTCCCTCAGTAGTAACATATCCGTCGGCATCGTCGCAGCAAGATGCTCGCCAGTCGGTCAGTCCTTCGATTCCGAGTGTCGCGGACTTTGCGTCCGAGCCCAACAGTTCCAACTTTATTGCCTCGTACCCGTACTCGTCGAACGAGCAGAGTCAGGAAGCGCACCGGCGCTCGACCAAGAACCTGCAGGACATCTTCCTGGCACCCGACTCGCAGTACGAGGTAATCAAGGAACCGTCCGTCGTCGTCAGTAAGTACAATGAAACCACCCCGCTAACTCTGTCCTACATGACCCACCAGCAGGACATGTCCGCCCAGTTTGGCTACCTCCCGCCGAGCAAACCGCTGCCATCGTCGCAGACATCCTCCATCAGCTTCCAGCACCAGCATCCGACGGTGGCGCAGCAGCAATCCCAGCAGCAGCTGAAGCCCAAATCGCCCAAAAATCTCAACATCACTCCGATCAAGCGACAAAGCTTGGGGACCAACATTAGCTCGATCATACAGAACCTCAGCGGAAGCGAGTCCGGGCTGCTCTACCCGGACGGACGCCACAGCTCTCAGGATCCATCCGGAAGCAACAATGCCAGCACCAACACCAACCCCGGTGGACCAAGCGGACTGCGCAGTCTGGACCTGGTCGGACGGAACGCCCACGACGAttctgacgacgacgacgacgttacCAGCATCGAGGATAATGACGACCGGAAGCGGTTGTGA
- the LOC120420093 gene encoding uncharacterized protein LOC120420093 isoform X5 codes for MHGYPFMQVVQYSVPTCTWAPPPVEPPRPPSANAAPTTSGVRKYVIWCLICGGISCLLGILFLGIYFLLRSYTSTVGYFETVPTFVPATLLMVTGICIMSLARRRNRYSYLIKLSGACGLASALTCALVTVTTTVLHMSRLQVLRECEYTQKTRTCTCYSVTADKQAEGVDDNVRFVFDSTADCGVVHGALYSCLRAVFGLSVAGVLVAVFSCMLVYQLLSHERKKMYWEQLELRCRSLYSGQQGPTVLPSGPMLGGGRNGNCRCCEQCHAHRNVLPSAYPWEGDQRFWTPGQAGNFYSPNPGGEENTGNSRLNGQNGRRMPGWSWPRMPWQRNDSQRMSPHSPDSQYGFSNRTNGADQAALAAAQPRYNVIEQQYGIWGPPPPYSDPNSPARRGRYQYIHPAQCQVMPFNAEANAPPSNIAILECHQHPMATVENHSIQQQYNNPVQQNGNAAFRNPAKRQQAFKPTAAAKDNYENTPSDSDVPRDRFSNTLPLRKTKKRVEAGAKSIGPNQPAPRVNVQNVFNSNAPNGQQHSVETSENEYNEPTHPNNEPGCSSQPAPTHAKTRRIKAGVENTGFQTVEALEAEGKIMEPTESEVYFADVSSCCNMSVKNDNYYEDANQRRKSMKDKNKQIEQDQQQQQADDYIAQRFGKREPSVRSRLPFPQIIPETYEKPMVMPRPSLMHKDISRQSMCSVESGEKTDYTDLSPATPSTNFPSVVTYPSASSQQDARQSVSPSIPSVADFASEPNSSNFIASYPYSSNEQSQEAHRRSTKNLQDIFLAPDSQYEVIKEPSVVVSKYNETTPLTLSYMTHQQDMSAQFGYLPPSKPLPSSQTSSISFQHQHPTVAQQQSQQQLKPKSPKNLNITPIKRQSLGTNISSIIQNLSGSESGLLYPDGRHSSQDPSGSNNASTNTNPGGPSGLRSLDLVGRNAHDDSDDDDDVTSIEDNDDRKRL; via the exons ATGCACGGATACCCGTTCATGCAAGTGGTGCAGTACAGTGTGCCAACCTGCACGTGGGCTCCACCTCCCGTGGAACCACCCCGTCCTCCGTCGGCCAATGCTG CTCCCACGACGTCCGGCGTGCGGAAGTACGTCATCTGGTGCCTGATATGTGGTGGAATCTCCTGCCTGCTGGGAATCCTCTTCCTGGGGATCTACTTCCTGCTCAGGTCGTACACCAGCACCGTTGGGTACTTTGAGACGGTTCCGACGTTCGTGCCGGCCACGCTG CTTATGGTCACCGGAATTTGTATCATGAGTCTAGCCAGGAGGCGGAATCGATACAGTTACTTG ATCAAACTGTCCGGCGCGTGCGGGCTCGCTTCCGCCCTGACCTGTGCCCTGGTCACCGTCACCACGACCGTACTCCACATGAGCCGTCTGCAGGTACTTCGCGAGTGCGAATACACGCAAAAGACCCGCACCTGCACGTGCTACTCCGTGACGGCGGACAAACAGGCCGAGGGTGTCGACGACAACGTGCGCTTCGTGTTCGATTCGACGGCCGATTGCGGAGTCGTTCATGGGGCACTGTACTCGTGTCTGCGGGCCGTGTTTGGACTGTCCGTGGCCGGGGTGCTGGTGGCGGTGTTCAGCTGCATGTTGGTGTACCAGCTGTTGAGTCACGAACGCAAGAAGATGTACTGGGAACAGCTGGAACTGCGGTGCCGTTCGTTGTACTCGGGCCAGCAAGGACCGACGGTGCTTCCGTCGGGACCGATGCTGGGTGGGGGACGGAATGGAAATTGCAGGTGCTGCGAGCAGTGCCACGCCCATCGGAATGTGCTTCCATCGGCTTACCCGTGGGAGGGGGACCAGCGGTTCTGGACGCCCGGCCAGGCGGGGAACTTTTATTCGCCCAATCCGGGCGGAGAGGAGAACACGGGGAACAGTAGGTTGAATGGCCAAAATGGGCGACGAATGCCCGGTTGGAGTTGGCCTAGGATGCCATGGCAGAGAAATGACTCCCAGCGAATGTCCCCGCACAGTCCGGATTCCCAGTACGGGTTTTCAAACCGGACGAACGGAGCAGATCAAGCAGCGCTTGCCGCAGCTCAGCCAAGGTACAATGTAATTGAGCAGCAGTACGGCATCTGGGGTCCACCCCCACCGTACAGTGATCCAAATAGTCCGGCCCGCCGTGGCCGTTATCAGTACATCCATCCAGCACAGTGCCAAGTAATGCCCTTTAATGCTGAGGCGAATGCTCCACCGAGTAACATCGCAATTCTGGAGTGCCACCAACACCCGATGGCGACGGTTGAGAACCATTCCATCCAACAGCAGTACAACAATCCGGTCCAACAGAACGGTAATGCCGCCTTCCGGAATCCAGCCAAGCGGCAGCAAGCGTTCAAGCCTACAGCCGCCGCTAAAGATAACTACGAGAATACCCCATCGGACAGTGACGTTCCGAGGGATCGATTCTCAAACACACTTCCTCTGCGAAAAACCAAAAAGCGCGTGGAAGCGGGTGCGAAGAGCATCGGACCAAACCAACCGGCCCCGCGGGTCAACGTGCAGAACGTGTTCAACTCAAACGCACCCAACGGACAGCAACACTCGGTTGAGACGTCCGAAAACGAGTACAATGAACCGACGCACCCGAACAATGAACCGGGTTGCAGCAGTCAACCTGCGCCGACGCACGCCAAGACGAGACGGATCAAGGCCGGCGTAGAGAACACCGGATTCCAAACGGTGGAAGCTCTCGAAGCGGAAGGTAAAATCATGGAACCGACCGAGTCGGAAGTGTACTTTGCGGATGTGAGCAGCTGCTGCAACATGTCCGTGAAGAACGATAACTACTACGAGGACGCGAACCAAAGACGGAAGAGTATGAAGGACAAGAACAAGCAGATCGAGCAGgatcagcagcaacagcaagcgGACGATTACATCGCGCAACGCTTCGGCAAGCGAGAACCGTCCGTGCGGAGTCGGTTGCCCTTCCCGCAGATCATTCCGGAGACGTACGAGAAGCCGATGGTGATGCCACGGCCCTCGCTTATGCATAAGGATATCTCCCGCCAGAGCATGTGTTCAGTGGAGTCGGGCGAAAAGACCGACTATACGGATCTGTCTCCGGCCACTCCCAGTACAAACTTTCCCTCAGTAGTAACATATCCGTCGGCATCGTCGCAGCAAGATGCTCGCCAGTCGGTCAGTCCTTCGATTCCGAGTGTCGCGGACTTTGCGTCCGAGCCCAACAGTTCCAACTTTATTGCCTCGTACCCGTACTCGTCGAACGAGCAGAGTCAGGAAGCGCACCGGCGCTCGACCAAGAACCTGCAGGACATCTTCCTGGCACCCGACTCGCAGTACGAGGTAATCAAGGAACCGTCCGTCGTCGTCAGTAAGTACAATGAAACCACCCCGCTAACTCTGTCCTACATGACCCACCAGCAGGACATGTCCGCCCAGTTTGGCTACCTCCCGCCGAGCAAACCGCTGCCATCGTCGCAGACATCCTCCATCAGCTTCCAGCACCAGCATCCGACGGTGGCGCAGCAGCAATCCCAGCAGCAGCTGAAGCCCAAATCGCCCAAAAATCTCAACATCACTCCGATCAAGCGACAAAGCTTGGGGACCAACATTAGCTCGATCATACAGAACCTCAGCGGAAGCGAGTCCGGGCTGCTCTACCCGGACGGACGCCACAGCTCTCAGGATCCATCCGGAAGCAACAATGCCAGCACCAACACCAACCCCGGTGGACCAAGCGGACTGCGCAGTCTGGACCTGGTCGGACGGAACGCCCACGACGAttctgacgacgacgacgacgttacCAGCATCGAGGATAATGACGACCGGAAGCGGTTGTGA